The genome window TTCGCCACGACCCAGGCGGGGAAGGACTACACGGCAAACTACAACCGGGCCGTGGCAGGTGAGCAGGCCACCGACGCCTTGACACTGCGCGAGGCCTATCGAGCCTCACGCCAGTGTGGCGAAGCCGACTACGCCGTCAGGGAGCACGCTGGTGAGCAGCTGTCCACCGTGAGTGGCCCCCTGACGATGAAGGCCGCCTCCCAGCGGTGCCAGGCCCTCACCCAGCAGCTCCGTCAGAAGCCGATCCAGGGGTGCGGAACTCGCGAATTCACCGTGTTCAGCAAGATCCAGGGGGACGGAACCTGGACCCCTCCTGCTGTCCTCTTCTTCTCCAAGAGCGAAGAGAAATCGTATGTCCCGGTGGCGTGCCCCGAGGTGCCTCCGCCGCCTCCTCCTCCGGTCTCCGAGCCCGGATTCGACAAGGTCGTGGCGGCCCTGCAGGAGAAGTGCGGACCCGAGGCCCAGATCCACATCCCCGGCGAGTGGTCCCTCAGGACGAACGAGAGAGGGGTCGTCGTTCGCCGGGAACGGACGGTCGACTGCTTCGTCAAGGGCACTCGTTCGGATTGGTGGCTCGAGCCTTGATGGCAAGAGACGCGCTCCTCTCCTCCCATGGGACATCCGGGCCGGCGTGGTGGCAGGCCCCCCTCGGCGGCGTCGCACCCCGGACTTAAACACCCAGCGCGCGTCCAGCATCAGGCCGTCGATCAGCGCCGCCGGACGCAGCGACGGCGCCTGCTCGGCCGCTCGCGCGATGCAGCGCGCGTCGGCGATCGCCGCCATCCGGTTGGTGCGAGGAGCGTCGACCACCGCGCGGTAGGCGAGCGCCTCGGCCTGCGCGCGCCGCCCGAGCAGCCGCGGCCCGCGCGCACGAGCGCACCGCCTCCCACGATGAGCAGTGCCCCGAAGAGCAGGAAGCCGATGTCCCAGGCCCGCTGTCCCTCCCCCGGGTGCACGTGGTGGATGCCGAGGAGCTGATGGTCGATGAGTCCCTCCACCACGTTGAACGCGCCCCAACCGATGGACAGCGAGCCCAGGAAGGTGCGCGTCGACCAGGGCACCTCGGGGCGCTGGCCCGCGCGCCACAACATGCCCAGGCCAATCGCCGTCATCAGCCAGGTGAAGGCGTGGAACAGGCCGTCCCAGAACATGTTGATCTTCATCGGCACCAGTTCCGTGGGCGGCAGCCGCGACGAGAGCATGTTGTGCCACTGGAGGATCTGGTGCAGGAGGATTCCGTCGACGAAGCCGCCCATCCCCGTGCCGAGCAACACGCCCGCCGAGATGAGCGCTCCTTGATGCCGTGCCTCACCCGCCATGCTCCTGCCCTCTCCCTCCACTCGGCCCCCATCCCTCCTATACGCAAAAAACATTTGAGAGCTTGGACGGCGTTCGGCGTTCGAAGGCAGCGGAGATGGCTGGTCAAGTGACAATCAAAGCGGAGATCCTTGGGTCCGGTGGGAATCCCAAGACCGTGATCGACGCGAGCACGAATTCAAGTCTTCAGCGATGGCTGAGCACGCTGAAACAGACTCTGTCTGGTTCATCAGCTCCGCCAATTCTCGTGCGGCCGGGGACAAGAGGCACACCGAGTCCAGGCGTCACGGTAGAGTAGCAGGTGTGGGAGGCAACCTGTGATTTCAAACTTGAAAAGTAGAAACGCGCTCTCCGCCATCAATGCCGTCTTGGTCTTGGCGAGGAGCATGGCTCATGAGGGGAGGAGTGGTGATGTCGCCGCGGTGCTGGACGTTGCGGAGTACCTGCCGATGCTGATGCTGGAGCCCGCCGATCGAACGGAGGAATTTCGTAATCAGCTGGCCGATCTAGCTCAGCGCGACTCGGCATTCGCGCTCGCCCTCGCCCGTTTCGATTCGACAGAGTGAGCTGCACGCAGACCACGCGTTGTTCCCGGGAGTCCGTCTCGCTGGAGTGGCCCCCGCGCTCGCGTCAGGACAGCTCGTCGCCGTCCTGCGCGAGCACGTGGGGGAACTAGGGCTGGGGCGTCGCCAGGTCGGGCAGCATGGGCACGCGGCGCGCGCCGGGGCCGTTGGGCGTGGCGGCGCTGTTGTTCGTCACCCGCCGCAGCAGCGAGCGCAGCTTCGCCGCGTCCTTGCGGAGGTTGGCCGCGAAGGTCGAGGGCGCCGTCGGCTCCACGTAGAAGGTCACCGCCCCCACTGTCGCGTCCGTCACGTAGGCGCCGTGGTCCTGGAGCGCCTGCGCCACCATCTTCCCGTCCGCCGTCAGCCCCTGCGCGTTGATGTCCACGGAGGGCGGAATGGCGAAGTACGCCCCCATGGGGACGTTGCCCTTGTAGTTCCACTCGCTGTTCCAATCCTGCTCGGTGGCGGGCCAGACGTAGCCCTTCGCGGTGCCGTAGCCCTTGGAGTCGTAGCCGCTGGACCCGCCGCTGTAATAGAGCTGCGCGCGGTCCACGGCCAGGGCGATGGCGTGCTGAATCTTCCCCGTGTACTTCGGGTGCGTGGGCGTCGTCTCCCACGCG of Cystobacter fuscus DSM 2262 contains these proteins:
- a CDS encoding DUF2243 domain-containing protein; amino-acid sequence: MAGEARHQGALISAGVLLGTGMGGFVDGILLHQILQWHNMLSSRLPPTELVPMKINMFWDGLFHAFTWLMTAIGLGMLWRAGQRPEVPWSTRTFLGSLSIGWGAFNVVEGLIDHQLLGIHHVHPGEGQRAWDIGFLLFGALLIVGGGALVRAGRGCSGGARRPRRSPTARWSTLLAPTGWRRSPTRAASRERPSRRRRCVRRR